A region of Deltaproteobacteria bacterium DNA encodes the following proteins:
- a CDS encoding TldD/PmbA family protein: MERQIIERLCGMLTGKADEWEIFYSKQNGISIEAKDGAVESMKASCNKGIGIRTLKDKRLGFSFTTDLSAHAIANIVENAISSGTAVASDEFYALPLPTEMESKDLGLYDKSVKDTPESRKIERAIFLEKAAMSFDKRIKRVRNAVYGETTLESCLLNSKGVKITDTKTFISASIMAMAEENSDAQMGWEMDFSHFADDIDAAKVGKGAAKRAVSMLGAKEIKSIKCPVVLENSTVVEFLECLAPSFLADNLHKGKSMLKGKKGKKIFSDCITIIDNGILHKGWASSSFDGEGIPRQKTVLAAKGVLEDYLYDTYWANRAGVESTGNSSRGGFKSVPSVGISNVYIENGGSTLDALIKEAGNGIFITGLLGAHTVNTISGDFSLGATGFYIENGSVSYPVRGAAIAGNLMDLFSRVEQVGNDIRFFGGMGAPSLLLYEMDISGAG, encoded by the coding sequence ATGGAAAGACAAATTATAGAAAGATTATGCGGTATGCTAACAGGCAAGGCAGATGAATGGGAGATATTCTATTCCAAGCAGAACGGCATCAGCATAGAGGCAAAGGATGGTGCTGTTGAATCAATGAAGGCATCCTGCAATAAAGGAATAGGAATAAGGACATTAAAAGACAAAAGGCTCGGCTTTTCATTCACTACAGATTTATCTGCTCATGCCATTGCTAACATAGTTGAAAATGCGATTAGTTCAGGAACGGCTGTTGCCAGTGATGAATTTTATGCCTTGCCTTTACCAACTGAAATGGAATCTAAAGACCTTGGACTCTATGATAAGTCAGTCAAAGACACACCTGAAAGCAGAAAGATAGAAAGGGCCATTTTCTTGGAAAAGGCAGCAATGTCTTTTGACAAAAGGATAAAAAGGGTAAGAAATGCCGTATATGGCGAAACAACCCTTGAATCCTGCCTCCTTAATTCCAAAGGTGTAAAGATTACAGACACGAAGACCTTTATATCAGCCAGTATAATGGCAATGGCAGAAGAAAATAGTGATGCACAGATGGGATGGGAAATGGATTTTTCCCATTTTGCAGATGATATTGATGCAGCAAAGGTCGGAAAAGGTGCTGCGAAACGGGCGGTTTCTATGCTCGGTGCAAAGGAGATAAAAAGCATTAAATGCCCTGTTGTGCTTGAAAACTCTACAGTTGTTGAATTTCTTGAATGTCTTGCACCTTCGTTTCTGGCAGATAACCTGCACAAAGGGAAATCCATGCTAAAGGGCAAGAAAGGCAAAAAGATATTTTCAGACTGCATAACCATCATTGACAATGGTATACTCCATAAAGGCTGGGCTTCATCCTCTTTTGATGGCGAGGGTATACCAAGGCAAAAGACCGTTCTTGCAGCAAAAGGCGTCCTTGAAGATTATCTTTATGACACATATTGGGCAAATAGGGCTGGGGTTGAGTCAACAGGGAATAGTTCAAGAGGGGGTTTTAAGTCTGTCCCCAGTGTCGGCATCTCAAATGTTTATATAGAAAATGGCGGCAGCACACTGGATGCCCTTATAAAAGAGGCGGGAAACGGCATTTTTATTACAGGGCTTCTAGGTGCTCATACTGTCAACACCATATCAGGAGACTTCTCTCTAGGTGCAACTGGTTTTTATATTGAAAACGGATCTGTTTCCTATCCTGTAAGGGGCGCAGCAATAGCAGGGAATTTGATGGATTTATTTTCAAGGGTTGAACAGGTGGGGAATGATATAAGGTTTTTCGGGGGCATGGGAGCGCCAAGCCTTCTCCTTTATGAAATGGATATAAGCGGGGCAGGGTAA
- a CDS encoding sigma-54-dependent Fis family transcriptional regulator, whose protein sequence is MPFSSLLIKILRKTGANLLSARSGEEAIDIFKNNLVDIILLDQRMPGMSGLEVLKKVKTLDPDVVVVMMTGYGTIEEAVEAMKLGAYHYLTKPFNDPDEISVIADKAFKERELLNEIGYLKKQMRETFSFNGIIGKSKIMKGILDVVMKVAPTDSTILLFGESGTGKELLARTIHQQSLRKDKKFIAVDCGAIPETLLEGILFGFQKGAFTGALKTTRGYFEESDEGTLFLDEITETSPKFQASILRVIQEKDFSRLGDTTKIKTDFRLITATNKNLQQEVEKGNFREDLYYRINVIPVRIPPLRERIEDIPFLATHFLERFNQKLGRGVGPFTPEAISTLENAQWKGNVRELENLIERIVTMMPAGKITSTDILQYLTVKQGAEAKAGTQTILSYKQAKELFDKRYIKDVLENNIGNISNAARQSGIKRQNLYCKLKKYGIK, encoded by the coding sequence TTGCCCTTCTCAAGTCTTTTAATTAAAATTCTTAGGAAGACAGGTGCAAATCTTTTATCAGCCAGAAGCGGTGAAGAGGCGATTGACATCTTTAAGAATAATCTTGTTGACATTATCCTCCTTGACCAGAGGATGCCGGGGATGAGCGGGCTTGAGGTTCTTAAAAAGGTAAAAACCCTTGACCCTGATGTAGTGGTGGTAATGATGACAGGTTACGGAACAATTGAAGAGGCTGTAGAGGCAATGAAATTAGGGGCATATCACTATCTGACCAAACCATTCAATGACCCGGATGAAATCAGTGTAATTGCGGATAAGGCATTCAAAGAGAGGGAACTGTTAAATGAAATCGGGTATCTAAAAAAACAGATGAGGGAGACCTTTTCTTTTAATGGGATTATCGGCAAAAGCAAAATAATGAAAGGCATTCTTGATGTTGTGATGAAGGTTGCACCAACTGATTCAACCATACTTTTGTTTGGTGAAAGCGGGACAGGCAAGGAACTTTTAGCCCGAACCATTCATCAGCAGAGTTTAAGAAAAGACAAAAAGTTTATTGCTGTTGACTGCGGAGCAATACCCGAGACCCTTTTGGAGGGCATACTCTTTGGTTTTCAGAAAGGGGCATTTACAGGGGCATTGAAAACAACAAGGGGTTATTTTGAAGAATCTGATGAAGGGACACTATTTCTTGATGAGATTACTGAGACAAGTCCAAAGTTTCAGGCAAGCATTCTAAGGGTTATACAGGAAAAAGATTTCTCCCGACTTGGTGATACGACAAAAATCAAGACTGACTTTCGTCTGATTACAGCAACCAATAAGAATCTGCAGCAAGAGGTAGAAAAAGGCAATTTCAGAGAAGACCTGTATTACCGCATCAACGTTATCCCTGTGCGCATACCTCCGCTTCGTGAAAGAATAGAGGATATACCATTCCTTGCAACCCACTTTTTAGAGCGGTTCAATCAGAAACTCGGAAGGGGTGTGGGGCCATTTACCCCTGAAGCCATCTCTACCCTTGAAAATGCGCAGTGGAAGGGCAATGTAAGGGAACTTGAAAATCTGATTGAACGGATTGTAACGATGATGCCGGCAGGGAAGATAACCTCTACAGACATCCTCCAATATCTGACCGTAAAACAAGGCGCAGAGGCAAAGGCAGGGACACAAACGATACTCTCTTACAAACAAGCAAAGGAACTTTTTGATAAAAGGTATATAAAGGATGTCCTTGAAAATAACATCGGCAATATATCCAATGCAGCAAGGCAGAGCGGTATAAAACGGCAGAACCTTTATTGCAAATTAAAAAAATACGGTATAAAGTGA
- a CDS encoding winged helix-turn-helix transcriptional regulator gives MREIREITDIYKALSDETRIRIVNILQEGKLCVSSIVNILGLRQSTVSRHLSYLRTKGVAESRREGVQVYYSLCSNLGFYLHLPCLKKIREDVEELKYDADRLLQKKRNYMSLDKSYPPASLNVLSYQNITNTSKDIF, from the coding sequence ATGAGAGAGATAAGAGAGATAACTGATATATACAAGGCGCTTTCAGATGAGACAAGGATTAGGATAGTGAACATTCTTCAGGAAGGAAAACTTTGTGTTTCAAGCATTGTGAATATACTTGGACTAAGACAATCAACTGTCTCAAGGCATCTGTCATATCTTAGGACAAAAGGGGTTGCGGAATCAAGAAGAGAAGGCGTGCAGGTGTATTATTCCTTATGTTCAAACCTCGGATTTTATCTTCATTTACCGTGTCTAAAAAAAATAAGAGAGGATGTAGAAGAATTAAAATATGATGCAGATAGGCTTCTTCAAAAAAAGAGGAATTATATGTCATTAGATAAAAGTTATCCCCCCGCTTCTCTCAATGTCTTATCTTATCAAAATATAACAAACACCTCTAAGGACATATTCTAA
- a CDS encoding NapC/NirT family cytochrome c, giving the protein MAVKRGKKEGDYIIYLALFATVVVFISVHYYALGHKDSIKNIKICVICHEIPLLDQYMPVPYTPAINNGLEVGCVNCHRDSYQEFVESSHYNSSIPLRPGCTSCHGAVHSVSEFIYLKFLPGGRSHPLLNKYDPLLGEKRFELRLKYAKEEREKLVESDSNPCRRCHLDKVIKPEKIQGQNAHEKMKTQKKTCIDCHYNIVHRKFPWSEKEKAAKELEGLF; this is encoded by the coding sequence ATGGCTGTGAAAAGAGGAAAGAAAGAAGGTGATTATATAATTTATCTGGCACTATTTGCCACTGTGGTCGTCTTTATTAGTGTTCATTATTATGCCCTAGGTCATAAAGACAGTATCAAGAATATCAAGATATGTGTTATTTGTCACGAGATACCCCTTTTAGACCAGTACATGCCAGTACCCTACACACCAGCAATCAATAATGGTTTAGAGGTTGGCTGTGTCAATTGCCATAGGGACTCCTATCAAGAGTTTGTAGAATCATCCCATTACAACTCTTCCATACCCTTGCGTCCAGGGTGCACAAGCTGTCATGGTGCTGTGCACTCAGTCTCAGAATTTATATATCTTAAGTTCCTTCCCGGAGGAAGAAGCCATCCCCTGCTCAATAAGTATGACCCCCTCTTAGGGGAGAAGAGATTTGAGCTGAGGCTCAAATATGCAAAGGAGGAGCGGGAGAAATTAGTAGAGAGTGACAGCAACCCTTGCAGGAGGTGTCATCTGGATAAGGTTATTAAACCTGAAAAGATTCAAGGGCAGAATGCCCATGAGAAGATGAAGACCCAGAAGAAGACTTGTATAGACTGCCACTACAACATCGTTCACAGGAAGTTCCCATGGTCTGAGAAGGAAAAAGCTGCTAAAGAACTAGAAGGACTTTTTTAG
- a CDS encoding molybdopterin-dependent oxidoreductase, producing MNNDVKKPATGTLSLTRRRFLKLIGAIGVANTTGTLVTRGKFGGSESFAESRKFAATKIVKNVCHQCPGRCGIDVYVSEGRVYRILGSPEHPISNGKLCAKGYFGMQILYDPDRFKAPMKRTNPKKGRDEDPDFVEITWEEALDTIASRLKSLRDKGESHRLALLSGRGWGESCAGLHGDFGRLYGSPNVAIRNGSLGDEGSKRAHLATDGNNSYNAYDYDNCNYLLNFGAGLLESFRPLNYFLQRWGIFSDKFPITKVTSIDVRTSTTLVGSDRSVLIKPGTDGAMALGIAHVILTEGLWNKRFVGNFTDGINRFKTGEDLGPKDFNERWTLGLINWWNNVVKTTTPKWASGLTGVSTNEMEVIARELAVAAPHAIVLMGRGPISYTNGVYNGMAIHALNALTGSLFAKGGIMYQMEPPYGPLPVDFNNYMDDYAKATAKRVSSGEIIRIDKASSPEWPMAETMMQEVAGNHLAGNPYKLDTVIFYQTNPIFSALNCKKWEDALKDIFVIETSPFPSETAVYADIVIPDHTYLERYQDTPIFPTYGFPTTNIRVPAVKPLYNTRYYGDVLIEIGKRMGGKMGEYYHELKDSVNILQHMAKGFEDNHGDNGVKGFEDWVEKGVWYKRPYLWRQIDGEFYEWDGTDYRKPMSPNDVRQKLLKTPSGRFELKSRYLEGYDQYINKELGIPPEMAGYPQWVSPRYTGGGKLHLITPKMAFHAEGRGANIPWNIEFHQPYTAGGDKTHLEINPKTARRLGINNSDRIRVSSAMGSIDAVAKYYEGCQPDVLILPYENGHWAHGRWAKGREAGNSNEIVENLSDPISGTACGYSIKVNVTKI from the coding sequence ATGAACAACGATGTTAAGAAGCCAGCAACAGGCACTCTCTCACTGACAAGGAGGAGGTTTTTAAAGCTAATTGGTGCAATTGGTGTAGCCAACACCACGGGCACCCTTGTTACAAGGGGGAAGTTCGGAGGTTCTGAATCCTTTGCAGAAAGCAGGAAATTTGCTGCCACAAAGATAGTTAAAAATGTCTGCCATCAGTGTCCTGGAAGATGCGGGATAGATGTATATGTCTCAGAAGGGAGGGTCTACAGGATATTAGGCAGTCCTGAACATCCTATCTCTAACGGGAAGTTGTGCGCAAAAGGATACTTTGGGATGCAGATACTCTATGACCCTGACAGATTCAAAGCGCCTATGAAGAGGACAAACCCAAAGAAGGGCAGAGATGAGGACCCTGATTTTGTTGAGATAACATGGGAGGAGGCACTGGATACCATTGCCTCAAGGCTTAAGAGTCTAAGGGATAAAGGGGAATCCCATAGGCTTGCCCTTCTATCCGGGAGGGGTTGGGGAGAGTCCTGCGCTGGTCTCCATGGAGACTTTGGAAGGCTCTACGGTTCTCCCAATGTTGCCATAAGGAACGGCTCCCTGGGTGATGAGGGTTCAAAACGTGCCCACCTTGCAACAGATGGTAACAATTCTTACAATGCGTATGACTATGACAACTGCAACTATCTACTAAACTTTGGGGCAGGTCTTCTTGAGTCATTCAGGCCATTAAACTATTTTTTGCAGAGATGGGGGATCTTCAGTGATAAGTTTCCCATAACAAAGGTTACATCTATAGATGTAAGGACCTCTACAACCCTAGTTGGTTCAGATAGGTCTGTACTTATAAAGCCCGGGACAGACGGGGCAATGGCATTAGGGATAGCACATGTAATCCTTACAGAGGGTCTGTGGAATAAAAGATTCGTGGGTAATTTTACTGACGGTATTAATAGATTCAAGACTGGCGAAGACTTAGGCCCGAAAGACTTTAATGAGAGGTGGACCCTCGGTCTCATCAACTGGTGGAATAATGTAGTCAAAACCACAACACCTAAGTGGGCATCAGGATTAACAGGTGTATCTACCAATGAGATGGAGGTGATTGCCAGGGAACTGGCAGTAGCCGCACCCCATGCTATAGTGCTCATGGGAAGGGGTCCCATCTCTTATACGAATGGTGTCTATAATGGTATGGCAATCCATGCCTTAAACGCACTCACAGGGAGTTTGTTTGCAAAAGGGGGCATCATGTATCAGATGGAGCCGCCTTACGGACCTTTGCCTGTTGATTTTAATAATTATATGGACGACTATGCAAAAGCAACTGCCAAAAGGGTTAGCTCAGGTGAAATAATAAGGATAGATAAGGCAAGTTCGCCAGAGTGGCCTATGGCAGAGACCATGATGCAGGAGGTGGCAGGGAATCACCTTGCAGGCAACCCATATAAACTAGATACAGTCATCTTCTATCAGACAAACCCCATCTTCTCTGCCCTTAATTGTAAGAAATGGGAAGATGCATTGAAGGACATCTTTGTAATAGAAACCTCGCCCTTCCCCAGCGAGACCGCCGTGTATGCCGATATAGTAATCCCCGACCATACATATCTGGAGAGGTATCAGGACACCCCAATCTTTCCCACATATGGTTTTCCAACGACAAATATCAGGGTCCCCGCTGTGAAACCCCTCTATAACACAAGGTACTACGGTGATGTCCTGATAGAGATAGGCAAGCGTATGGGGGGAAAGATGGGTGAGTATTACCATGAACTGAAGGACTCAGTGAATATATTGCAGCACATGGCAAAAGGCTTTGAGGATAACCATGGAGACAATGGTGTAAAGGGCTTTGAAGACTGGGTAGAAAAGGGAGTCTGGTATAAGAGACCATACCTTTGGAGACAGATTGATGGGGAGTTCTATGAATGGGATGGAACAGACTATAGAAAACCCATGTCACCTAATGATGTAAGGCAAAAACTTTTGAAGACCCCTTCAGGAAGGTTTGAGCTCAAATCAAGGTATCTGGAAGGCTACGACCAGTATATCAATAAAGAGCTTGGCATACCTCCTGAGATGGCAGGGTATCCCCAGTGGGTATCTCCCAGGTATACAGGCGGTGGTAAACTGCATTTAATTACACCAAAGATGGCATTCCATGCCGAAGGACGTGGTGCAAATATCCCCTGGAATATAGAATTTCATCAACCCTATACCGCCGGGGGGGATAAGACCCATCTTGAGATAAATCCAAAGACTGCCCGCCGTCTTGGAATAAACAATAGCGACAGGATAAGGGTATCTTCAGCCATGGGAAGTATTGATGCAGTAGCCAAATACTATGAAGGCTGTCAGCCTGATGTCTTGATTCTGCCATATGAAAACGGACATTGGGCGCATGGAAGATGGGCAAAGGGCAGGGAGGCAGGAAACAGCAACGAAATAGTTGAAAACCTCTCCGACCCTATCTCAGGAACTGCCTGCGGTTACTCAATCAAGGTGAATGTAACCAAGATTTAA
- a CDS encoding 4Fe-4S dicluster domain-containing protein produces the protein MAIDLEKCTGCQTCSVVCKMENTNLPGEDWNLVNFFVEGEYPSMRLAWYPRPCMHCEKPSCLAVCPVSATYKRTDGLVLIDWNKCIGCRYCIMACPYGARYFPDEKAKVKPDLKDTYEGRRNKLWDPPYQMLEIEQDARRGVGVPPKGVVTKCTFCAHRLDKISHTPDRNPVEDREFTPACVVGCPSSARHFGDIDDPDSKIRKKMVERPGFRLKDYLGNRPQVYYLTNVGGVPDDRKKIGTIRQRKD, from the coding sequence ATGGCAATAGACCTTGAAAAATGTACAGGGTGTCAGACATGCTCTGTGGTCTGCAAGATGGAGAATACAAACCTGCCAGGAGAAGACTGGAATCTGGTTAACTTCTTTGTGGAAGGAGAATACCCAAGCATGAGGCTTGCATGGTATCCACGGCCGTGCATGCACTGTGAAAAACCGTCATGTCTTGCTGTATGCCCTGTCTCGGCAACATATAAGAGGACAGATGGTCTTGTGCTCATTGACTGGAACAAGTGTATTGGCTGCAGGTACTGCATAATGGCATGTCCCTATGGTGCAAGATACTTCCCTGATGAGAAGGCAAAGGTAAAACCAGACCTTAAAGACACATATGAGGGGAGGAGAAACAAGTTATGGGACCCACCGTATCAAATGTTAGAGATAGAGCAGGATGCAAGGAGGGGTGTTGGTGTGCCGCCAAAGGGAGTGGTTACCAAGTGTACATTCTGTGCGCATAGGTTAGACAAGATTTCTCATACCCCTGACCGCAACCCCGTTGAAGACAGAGAATTTACCCCTGCATGTGTTGTAGGATGTCCTTCCAGTGCACGACACTTTGGAGACATAGACGACCCCGATAGTAAGATAAGAAAAAAGATGGTTGAAAGGCCTGGTTTCCGTCTTAAGGACTATCTTGGCAATAGACCACAGGTTTATTATCTTACAAATGTTGGCGGGGTGCCTGATGATAGAAAGAAGATAGGGACAATAAGGCAAAGAAAGGATTGA
- the nrfD gene encoding polysulfide reductase NrfD has translation MKTSKNVQLNYILGFSSLGLLLGAVTVFAIFTEGHAIFNTSSRVAWGVPVATYAFFILTSTGLTFVASLAMVFGIKEYYVIAKRCVFLAVVTLIGGFISLGLEIGRPERMIVGFILTSNLTSPMWWMGLFYSLYVVFLAIKFVMIEAEDWNSLQSRYMGITALITVIVAHSTLGSVFGMMASRPVWYSNFMPIYFLATAFLSGLAFAIFFTHLTYFSFISLRAEMPGGVRNLVQGSLPKLLGLVTGIVLLFTVWSTITGLWISFRGGAGFEVFYLKVSSLLFQAEFWLGLVVPFLLMLSRWRGLVGVQFLASILVIIGLFLSRYSFVKGGQIYPIFDTWKPDILHYSPSLVEWGIVILAFSIVFFLYALGEKIFDLGKAPR, from the coding sequence ATGAAAACCTCGAAAAATGTCCAGTTGAACTACATATTAGGGTTTTCTTCCCTGGGGTTACTCCTTGGTGCAGTAACGGTGTTCGCCATCTTCACAGAAGGCCACGCCATCTTCAATACCAGCAGCAGGGTGGCGTGGGGGGTACCTGTCGCCACTTATGCATTCTTTATCTTGACCTCTACAGGATTGACCTTTGTTGCCTCTCTGGCGATGGTCTTTGGAATCAAGGAGTATTACGTTATCGCAAAGAGATGCGTATTCCTTGCTGTTGTTACCCTGATTGGAGGTTTCATATCATTAGGATTAGAGATTGGGCGGCCTGAGCGCATGATTGTAGGGTTCATCCTCACCTCTAACCTGACCTCACCCATGTGGTGGATGGGGCTCTTTTATTCACTCTATGTGGTATTTCTGGCTATCAAGTTTGTAATGATAGAAGCCGAAGACTGGAACAGCTTACAGAGCCGTTATATGGGGATTACGGCACTCATAACGGTTATTGTGGCACACTCAACACTGGGAAGTGTCTTTGGAATGATGGCATCCCGCCCTGTCTGGTACAGCAACTTCATGCCCATATACTTCCTTGCCACTGCATTCTTGAGCGGATTAGCCTTTGCCATCTTCTTTACACACCTTACCTATTTCAGCTTTATATCTTTAAGAGCGGAAATGCCGGGGGGGGTGCGGAACCTGGTGCAAGGCAGCCTGCCAAAGCTGTTAGGTCTTGTCACAGGGATTGTCCTACTCTTTACAGTATGGAGTACCATTACAGGGCTGTGGATTAGTTTTAGAGGCGGTGCGGGCTTTGAGGTCTTTTACCTGAAGGTGAGCAGCCTTTTATTTCAGGCAGAGTTCTGGTTAGGGCTTGTGGTTCCTTTTCTGCTCATGCTTTCCCGCTGGAGGGGTCTAGTAGGTGTCCAGTTTCTGGCATCAATCCTCGTCATTATCGGCCTGTTCCTTAGCCGTTATTCCTTTGTAAAAGGAGGGCAGATATATCCGATATTCGACACATGGAAGCCTGACATCTTGCACTACTCTCCGTCTCTCGTGGAGTGGGGGATAGTAATATTAGCCTTTTCAATTGTATTTTTTCTCTATGCCCTGGGTGAAAAGATCTTTGACCTAGGTAAAGCTCCACGATGA
- a CDS encoding slipin family protein, whose product MIFGAGIVAAGFGKGKGGFWIMASLIIAFFFASAVKVASQWERTVILRLGKYNRTKGPGIFFIIPVIDTIPYWIDLRVFTAVFQAEQTLTKDNVPVNVDAVLFWRVIDPERAALDVEDYALAVHWAAQTALRDIIGKSLLSDILVGREKIDADLKALIHDRINPWGTEVQAVEIRDVIIPQALQDAMSMQAQAERERQARIILGDSERQIAQSFEAASNTYINNPTALHLRAMNMLYEGLKGGQSTIVLVPSTAIDTMNLGAIAGITTMAKEFGAKPKTGEA is encoded by the coding sequence ATGATTTTCGGGGCAGGCATTGTTGCAGCAGGCTTTGGGAAAGGTAAAGGTGGTTTTTGGATTATGGCATCTTTGATTATTGCCTTTTTCTTTGCCTCCGCTGTAAAGGTTGCGTCCCAGTGGGAAAGGACTGTTATCTTAAGACTTGGTAAGTACAATAGGACAAAGGGACCGGGTATATTCTTCATCATCCCTGTCATTGACACTATACCATACTGGATTGATTTGAGGGTCTTCACTGCTGTATTTCAGGCTGAACAGACACTTACAAAAGATAATGTCCCTGTTAATGTGGATGCGGTTCTCTTCTGGCGTGTTATTGACCCTGAAAGGGCGGCGTTGGATGTTGAGGATTATGCATTAGCAGTTCACTGGGCAGCACAGACAGCACTAAGGGACATTATAGGCAAGTCCTTGCTGTCAGATATCCTTGTGGGCAGGGAAAAAATAGATGCGGACTTGAAGGCGCTCATTCATGACCGCATTAACCCGTGGGGAACTGAGGTTCAGGCTGTTGAAATCAGGGATGTGATAATACCACAAGCGCTGCAGGATGCAATGTCAATGCAGGCACAGGCAGAGAGGGAAAGACAGGCAAGGATTATACTTGGAGATTCTGAACGGCAGATTGCACAAAGTTTTGAAGCAGCCTCAAATACTTATATAAATAACCCAACAGCCCTTCATTTGAGGGCAATGAATATGCTTTATGAGGGTCTTAAGGGGGGACAATCCACAATAGTGCTTGTGCCGTCTACTGCAATTGATACCATGAACCTCGGAGCAATAGCAGGGATAACTACTATGGCAAAGGAATTTGGCGCAAAACCTAAAACAGGCGAGGCATAG
- a CDS encoding response regulator: protein MKKILIVDDDAELMANLSDILKEEGYYVDEAASGKMAIEKAAYEGFDIVLLDLMMPKMSGIDVLKELRRISPNTRIIMITAFATVENAVDAIKKGASDYISKPFKIDEFLITIRRVLEEAKFEDGIKELDFDHTLASLSNPIRRKVIRLLCLRTGMRFMDITRKLGIEDHTKVVFHLKMLKDSGLIEQDNKRFKKLYTLTKEGEKIVDCLKILEDYISTSSAS from the coding sequence ATGAAAAAGATACTCATAGTAGATGATGATGCCGAACTAATGGCAAACCTCTCTGACATACTGAAAGAGGAAGGATACTATGTAGATGAGGCAGCCTCTGGTAAGATGGCGATAGAGAAGGCAGCCTATGAAGGCTTTGATATTGTGCTTCTTGATTTAATGATGCCAAAGATGAGCGGCATTGATGTCCTTAAAGAACTTAGAAGGATTAGCCCAAATACAAGAATAATCATGATTACAGCATTTGCAACAGTTGAAAACGCAGTAGATGCTATAAAAAAAGGGGCAAGCGACTATATATCCAAGCCCTTTAAGATTGATGAATTCCTTATCACCATAAGGCGGGTGCTTGAAGAGGCTAAGTTTGAGGACGGCATAAAAGAGTTAGACTTTGACCATACCCTGGCATCTTTGTCCAATCCTATAAGGAGGAAGGTTATACGATTGCTCTGCTTAAGAACAGGTATGCGTTTTATGGATATCACTAGAAAACTCGGCATAGAGGACCATACAAAGGTGGTCTTTCATCTGAAGATGCTTAAGGATTCTGGTCTCATTGAGCAGGACAATAAAAGATTTAAAAAATTATATACACTTACAAAAGAAGGTGAAAAGATAGTAGACTGCCTTAAGATTTTAGAAGACTACATTTCAACCTCATCAGCATCTTAA
- a CDS encoding NapC/NirT family cytochrome c produces the protein MDERVSRVLKVIFKYKYYKYLAIVAVLILFAYGGFNVLIFTNKTGFCAKCHSMRYNYNEYKQSVHYKSPSGVRAECADCHVPHGVGALAVAKMFAVKDIWAELTKDTGEKETWDKERPRLAKIVREKFLKSDSGNCRRCHKAEALVPTKIQGQNAHEKMKTQKKTCIDCHYNLVHQKVPWPEKEKVSGELEGLF, from the coding sequence ATGGATGAAAGGGTGTCAAGGGTATTAAAGGTAATCTTTAAGTATAAGTATTATAAGTATCTTGCAATTGTTGCGGTCTTGATTCTATTTGCGTATGGTGGGTTTAATGTATTAATCTTTACAAACAAGACTGGTTTTTGTGCCAAGTGCCATTCAATGAGATACAATTATAATGAGTATAAGCAGTCTGTCCACTATAAGAGCCCGTCAGGGGTAAGGGCAGAATGTGCAGATTGTCATGTTCCTCACGGTGTGGGGGCATTGGCTGTGGCAAAGATGTTTGCTGTAAAGGATATCTGGGCTGAACTCACTAAAGACACAGGGGAAAAGGAGACATGGGATAAGGAAAGGCCAAGGCTTGCAAAGATAGTTAGAGAGAAGTTCCTGAAGAGTGATAGTGGTAATTGCAGAAGGTGTCATAAGGCAGAGGCATTGGTGCCTACAAAGATTCAGGGACAGAATGCCCATGAGAAGATGAAGACTCAGAAAAAGACCTGCATAGACTGCCATTACAACCTTGTCCATCAGAAGGTTCCATGGCCCGAAAAGGAAAAGGTTTCAGGGGAACTAGAAGGACTTTTCTGA